A DNA window from Inquilinus sp. Marseille-Q2685 contains the following coding sequences:
- a CDS encoding aromatic ring-hydroxylating dioxygenase subunit alpha: MIEPMHRRAEASLPDDDVSLPAWIYRDPEFFAVEQEALFRTSWQVVCHLNDIPEAGDFHTFEFLGENVVVLRGRDGQVRAFHNVCRHRAARLLDGPKGQCGSRIVCPYHAWTYEHDGRLVGMPQRASYGDIDLSQHGLVPVEHEVFCGFIFIRLAPGTPSVAEMMAPYAHEMAAYRIEEMVPLGRVTMRPRSVNWKNVADNYSDGLHITVAHPGLTRLFGRGYGVEARPWVDKMWGHLQERPSAVLSERAYQHFLPEVPHLPPERQRLWTYFKLWPNVAFDIYPDQIDFMQFIPVSPTETMIREIAYVHPDHRPEMKAARYLNWRINRRVSLEDKALIDRVQAGMGSSSYAVGPLGETEVCLRSFARAMRRLIPESRLHRPPPAGWSLRREASQAPAFAAE; the protein is encoded by the coding sequence ATGATCGAACCGATGCATCGCCGCGCCGAGGCGAGCCTGCCGGATGACGATGTCAGCCTGCCGGCCTGGATCTATCGCGATCCCGAATTCTTCGCGGTCGAGCAGGAGGCGCTGTTCCGCACCTCCTGGCAGGTGGTCTGCCACCTGAACGACATCCCGGAGGCGGGCGACTTCCACACCTTCGAGTTCCTGGGCGAGAACGTGGTGGTGCTGCGCGGCCGCGACGGGCAGGTGCGCGCCTTCCACAATGTCTGCCGGCACCGCGCCGCGCGGTTGCTCGACGGGCCGAAAGGCCAGTGCGGCAGCCGCATCGTCTGCCCCTACCATGCCTGGACCTACGAGCATGACGGCCGCCTGGTCGGCATGCCGCAGCGCGCCAGCTACGGCGACATCGATCTCAGCCAGCACGGGCTCGTCCCGGTCGAGCACGAGGTGTTCTGCGGCTTCATCTTCATCCGCCTCGCCCCCGGCACGCCCAGCGTGGCCGAGATGATGGCGCCCTATGCTCATGAGATGGCGGCCTACCGCATCGAGGAGATGGTGCCGCTGGGCCGGGTGACGATGCGGCCGCGCTCGGTCAACTGGAAGAACGTCGCCGACAACTATTCCGACGGGCTGCACATCACCGTCGCCCATCCCGGGCTGACCCGGCTGTTCGGCCGCGGCTACGGCGTCGAAGCCCGGCCCTGGGTCGACAAGATGTGGGGCCATCTGCAGGAGCGGCCGTCGGCCGTGCTGTCGGAGCGGGCCTACCAGCACTTCCTGCCGGAGGTGCCGCATCTGCCGCCGGAGCGGCAGCGGCTGTGGACCTATTTCAAGCTCTGGCCCAACGTCGCCTTCGACATCTATCCGGACCAGATCGACTTCATGCAGTTCATCCCGGTCTCGCCGACCGAGACGATGATCCGCGAGATCGCCTATGTGCATCCGGACCACCGGCCCGAGATGAAGGCCGCGCGCTATCTGAACTGGCGGATCAACCGCCGGGTCAGCCTCGAGGACAAGGCGCTGATCGACCGGGTGCAGGCCGGCATGGGCTCCTCCAGCTACGCCGTGGGGCCGCTCGGCGAGACCGAGGTCTGCCTGCGCAGCTTCGCCCGGGCGATGCGCCGGCTGATCCCGGAAAGCCGGCTGCACCGGCCGCCGCCGGCGGGCTGGAGCCTGCGGCGCGAGGCGTCGCAGGCGCCCGCCTTCGCGGCGGAGTAG
- a CDS encoding glycosyltransferase family 2 protein, translating into MTEFFAGAEAVLLVVAPVVGWLVIATGLAQSAIYLVELVVAFWSLRRVPPVESGPSLWAAYADVAPPISLLVPAYNEEATVVENVRSLLGLQYPRFEIVVINDGSKDGTVARLIEAFGLAPVTRAFEDTIPHQPIRGLYGTPRQPNLVVVDKENGGKADALNAGIVVSRNPLFCAVDADSLLEADSLLGVVQPFVEDPVRTVVSGGSIRIANGCEVRSGRVVRVGLPRQLLPLFQTVEYLRAFLMARLALSRMQALTIVSGAFGLFRRNVAVAVGGYSLGTVGEDLEIIVKIHRHLRDAKRDYRVVFVPEPVCWTEAPSDFGTLGRQRSRWQRGALEAFFKHRDMLFRPRYGAVGTIGFGQMLLVDVIGPPIEVLGYVLIPLFAALGLLSVDYLIAFTALTFIYGVFVSVGSLVLEEIQLRRYPRLRDIAVLTLAAVAENFGYRQLNNWWRVVGWWRWLRKAEGWGRMARTGFKKV; encoded by the coding sequence ATGACGGAATTCTTCGCCGGTGCCGAAGCCGTCCTGCTGGTGGTCGCCCCGGTCGTCGGCTGGCTGGTGATCGCCACCGGCCTGGCGCAGTCGGCGATCTATCTGGTCGAGCTGGTCGTCGCCTTCTGGTCCCTGCGCCGCGTTCCACCAGTCGAGAGCGGCCCGTCGCTCTGGGCCGCCTATGCCGATGTCGCGCCGCCGATCTCGCTGCTGGTTCCCGCCTACAACGAAGAGGCGACGGTGGTCGAGAATGTGCGGTCGCTGCTGGGGCTGCAGTATCCGCGCTTCGAGATCGTGGTGATCAACGACGGCTCGAAGGACGGCACCGTGGCGCGGCTGATCGAGGCTTTCGGGCTGGCGCCGGTCACCCGCGCTTTTGAGGACACGATCCCGCACCAGCCGATCCGCGGCCTTTACGGCACGCCACGGCAGCCCAACCTGGTGGTCGTGGACAAGGAGAATGGCGGCAAGGCGGATGCGCTGAATGCGGGCATCGTCGTCTCGCGCAACCCGCTGTTCTGCGCCGTGGACGCGGACAGCCTGCTCGAGGCCGACAGCCTGCTGGGCGTGGTCCAGCCCTTCGTCGAAGACCCGGTCCGGACCGTGGTGTCGGGCGGCTCGATCCGCATCGCCAATGGCTGCGAGGTCCGCTCCGGCCGGGTGGTTCGCGTGGGGCTGCCGCGCCAGCTGCTGCCGCTGTTCCAGACGGTGGAGTATCTACGGGCCTTCCTGATGGCGCGGCTGGCGCTCAGCCGGATGCAGGCGCTGACCATCGTCTCCGGCGCCTTCGGCCTGTTTCGGCGCAACGTGGCGGTGGCGGTCGGCGGCTACAGCCTGGGCACCGTCGGCGAGGACCTGGAGATCATCGTCAAGATCCATCGACACCTGCGGGACGCGAAGCGCGACTACCGTGTCGTCTTCGTGCCGGAGCCGGTGTGCTGGACGGAGGCGCCGAGCGACTTCGGCACGCTGGGCCGCCAGCGCAGCCGGTGGCAGCGCGGCGCGTTGGAGGCCTTTTTCAAGCACCGGGACATGCTGTTCCGGCCGCGCTACGGCGCCGTCGGCACGATCGGTTTTGGCCAGATGCTGCTGGTCGACGTGATCGGCCCGCCGATCGAGGTGCTGGGTTACGTCCTGATCCCGCTCTTCGCCGCGCTCGGTCTGCTCAGCGTCGACTACCTGATCGCCTTCACGGCGCTGACCTTCATCTACGGCGTCTTCGTCAGCGTCGGATCGCTGGTGCTGGAGGAGATCCAACTGCGCCGCTATCCGCGGCTGCGCGACATCGCCGTACTCACTCTCGCCGCGGTGGCGGAGAACTTCGGCTACCGCCAACTCAACAACTGGTGGCGGGTGGTCGGCTGGTGGCGCTGGCTGCGCAAGGCCGAAGGCTGGGGGCGGATGGCGCGGACCGGGTTCAAGAAGGTGTGA
- a CDS encoding HEAT repeat domain-containing protein: protein MLLAIWYFSLALALAALLVMAVLILRRALLQARARRSWAAVGELQGKIFAFLGNEIDECAMRRALAEADRRSVVDLLVRIDRVIRGDGLRRLIDLARSLDLDTVLRRRLARPAGADSVAAIHSLRLFPGAETERTLRQVVESGPGAAMRLAAAEVLVDLDAPLDADRLVSSLAEAGGLESRTSARVFRRLVSQHPELFLRLAGSAPDTRRRVLALDALGEAGMLAALPVVLAAAGDPIVDVRAQAFRTLARLAHPAAAAAVRRGLADAAWEVRTQAARCAAAIGLTELTGDLEARLDDEVWWVRMRTAEALTRLGEEGLAILRRRAEEPGTAGRIAQAILMQGAG from the coding sequence ATGCTGCTCGCGATCTGGTACTTCTCCCTCGCCTTGGCCCTGGCCGCGCTGCTGGTGATGGCGGTACTGATCCTGCGCCGTGCGTTGCTGCAGGCCCGGGCCCGGCGCAGCTGGGCCGCCGTCGGGGAGCTGCAGGGCAAGATCTTCGCCTTCCTCGGCAATGAGATCGACGAGTGCGCCATGCGGCGGGCGCTGGCCGAGGCCGATCGGCGCTCCGTCGTCGACCTGCTGGTCCGGATCGACCGGGTGATCCGGGGCGACGGGCTGCGCCGCCTGATCGACCTCGCCCGATCGCTGGACCTGGACACGGTGCTCCGGCGCCGGCTGGCCCGGCCGGCGGGGGCGGATTCGGTCGCGGCGATCCACAGCCTGCGGCTGTTCCCGGGGGCGGAGACCGAGCGAACGCTGCGGCAGGTTGTGGAGAGCGGGCCCGGCGCCGCGATGCGCCTGGCCGCGGCGGAGGTGCTGGTCGACCTCGATGCTCCGCTGGACGCCGATCGTCTCGTCTCGTCGCTGGCCGAGGCGGGCGGGCTGGAGTCCCGCACCTCCGCGCGGGTGTTCCGCCGGCTGGTGTCGCAGCATCCGGAATTGTTCCTTCGGCTTGCGGGTTCGGCGCCGGACACGCGCCGGCGCGTCCTGGCGCTCGATGCGCTGGGCGAGGCCGGCATGCTGGCCGCCCTGCCGGTCGTGCTGGCGGCCGCCGGCGATCCGATCGTCGACGTCCGGGCGCAGGCCTTTCGCACTCTCGCCAGGCTGGCGCATCCGGCCGCGGCTGCGGCAGTGCGGCGAGGGCTGGCCGACGCCGCGTGGGAGGTGCGGACGCAGGCTGCGCGCTGCGCCGCCGCGATCGGGCTGACCGAGTTGACCGGCGACCTCGAGGCCCGGCTGGACGACGAGGTGTGGTGGGTCCGGATGAGGACCGCCGAAGCCCTGACGAGGCTGGGCGAGGAGGGGCTGGCCATCCTCCGCCGCCGGGCCGAGGAGCCGGGCACGGCCGGCCGGATCGCCCAGGCGATCCTGATGCAGGGGGCGGGATGA
- a CDS encoding YaiO family outer membrane beta-barrel protein, whose amino-acid sequence MKPGRGACAAALLALMLVAGTVPAARAATAEDLYKSALEARRVNDFDRAAQLLARARALAPKDADILLLLGQIQGFQQRYDLALDTLGQAQALAPDYADVRLAIARIRSYQGRYAEAAAEADAVLARDPGNAEALALKGRLALYQNRLDEAESAYRAARDAAPNLADPHVGLGDVAAARGQLDSAAAEYDLAEAREPGNADIAERRRRLAAGSTIDHPWRLDLSGGYSVYDGVARAPWREGGVSIGYRFSPATAVFGGVSFHSRFGEFSEQFEAGIFQRLADDIEGTLTATLAPGSEFLPRWSLAGGVTASIRAGDRQGFLGRTALTGDVRYQAYDGFDVLTLTPGFQQHLFAERLWLTFQLPFSRDRHGDWQVGWLVRGDWQATDRLRGFAGYSRALDTEISTTIETRTVFGGLGVDLDDQVGLTLTGEGEEQIDGPTRYGVTLGLTTRF is encoded by the coding sequence GTGAAGCCGGGCCGCGGCGCCTGCGCCGCCGCGCTGCTCGCGCTTATGCTGGTCGCCGGCACGGTCCCAGCCGCCCGCGCGGCCACGGCCGAGGATCTGTACAAATCGGCACTGGAGGCGCGCCGGGTCAATGATTTCGACCGCGCCGCCCAACTGCTGGCCCGGGCCCGGGCTCTGGCCCCGAAGGATGCCGACATCCTGCTGCTGCTCGGCCAGATCCAGGGCTTCCAGCAGCGCTACGACCTGGCGCTGGACACGCTGGGCCAGGCACAGGCGCTGGCGCCGGACTATGCCGATGTCCGGCTCGCCATCGCGCGCATCCGCAGCTATCAGGGCCGCTATGCCGAGGCGGCGGCGGAGGCCGATGCCGTCCTGGCCCGGGACCCGGGCAACGCCGAGGCGCTGGCCCTCAAGGGCCGCCTCGCCCTCTACCAGAACCGGCTGGACGAGGCGGAGAGCGCCTATCGCGCCGCCCGGGACGCGGCCCCGAACCTGGCCGACCCCCATGTCGGGCTTGGCGACGTCGCCGCGGCACGCGGCCAGCTCGACTCTGCGGCCGCCGAATACGATCTGGCCGAGGCCCGCGAGCCCGGCAATGCCGACATCGCCGAACGGCGCCGGCGCCTGGCCGCGGGCAGCACGATCGACCATCCCTGGCGGCTCGACCTGAGCGGCGGCTACAGCGTCTATGACGGCGTCGCGCGGGCGCCCTGGCGCGAAGGCGGCGTCAGCATCGGCTACCGCTTCTCGCCGGCCACGGCGGTCTTCGGCGGAGTCTCGTTCCACAGCCGCTTCGGCGAGTTCAGCGAGCAGTTCGAGGCCGGGATCTTCCAGCGCCTCGCCGACGACATCGAAGGCACGCTGACAGCCACGCTGGCTCCGGGTTCGGAGTTCCTGCCGCGCTGGTCGCTGGCCGGCGGCGTCACCGCCAGCATCCGCGCAGGCGACCGGCAGGGCTTCCTCGGTCGCACCGCCCTGACCGGCGATGTCCGCTACCAGGCCTATGACGGCTTCGACGTGCTGACCCTGACGCCGGGCTTCCAGCAGCACCTCTTCGCCGAGCGGCTGTGGCTGACCTTCCAGCTGCCGTTCAGCCGCGACCGGCATGGCGACTGGCAGGTCGGCTGGCTGGTGCGCGGCGACTGGCAGGCGACGGACCGGCTGCGGGGCTTTGCCGGCTACAGCCGGGCACTCGACACCGAGATCAGCACCACCATCGAGACCCGCACCGTCTTCGGCGGGCTCGGCGTCGACCTGGACGACCAGGTCGGGCTGACGCTGACCGGCGAGGGCGAGGAGCAGATCGACGGACCGACGCGTTACGGCGTGACGCTCGGTCTGACCACCCGCTTCTGA
- a CDS encoding response regulator transcription factor, which translates to MTSPSKPKILVVDDDELLRDLLEFKLRSRGYEVELAEDGEAALAMASASPPDLIVLDGMMPGLDGFQVLQRLADSGATREVPVIMLTARRQEQDVVAGLSLGAHDYLVKPFLPDELVLRIQRILNHRKRSS; encoded by the coding sequence GTGACGTCGCCTTCCAAGCCCAAGATCCTGGTCGTGGACGACGACGAGCTGCTGCGCGACCTGCTCGAATTCAAGCTGCGCAGCCGCGGCTACGAGGTCGAACTCGCGGAGGATGGCGAGGCGGCCCTTGCCATGGCCTCGGCGTCGCCGCCCGACCTGATCGTGCTCGACGGCATGATGCCGGGCCTCGACGGCTTCCAGGTGCTGCAACGCCTCGCCGACAGTGGCGCGACCCGCGAGGTCCCGGTCATCATGCTGACCGCGCGCCGGCAGGAACAGGACGTGGTCGCCGGCCTGTCCCTTGGCGCCCATGACTATCTGGTCAAGCCGTTTCTGCCCGACGAGCTGGTGCTGCGCATCCAGCGGATTCTGAACCACCGCAAGAGGTCGTCGTGA
- a CDS encoding MgtC/SapB family protein, with amino-acid sequence MRFIETFDLYPFLDTVVSLTAAFVLGTLIGAERQYRQRTAGLRTCVLVAVGAAAFVDLAARIAGSAEAVRVISYVVSGIGFLGAGVIMKEGMNVRGLNTAATLWCSAAVGACTGADMVAEAALLTIFVIAGNTLLRPLVNAINRIPFDERASEATYEVRVTTTPTAMPAIRELLLDQLQAARYPASDDEVIERGEDAVEIVATLVSTAVNPKELEAVVARLGKQPGVSHASWEASTKD; translated from the coding sequence ATGCGCTTCATCGAGACGTTCGACCTCTATCCCTTCCTCGACACGGTGGTCAGCCTGACCGCGGCCTTTGTCCTGGGCACGCTGATCGGCGCCGAGCGGCAGTACCGCCAGCGCACCGCGGGCCTGCGGACCTGCGTCCTGGTCGCGGTCGGCGCCGCCGCCTTCGTCGACCTGGCCGCCCGCATCGCCGGCAGTGCCGAGGCGGTGCGCGTGATCTCCTACGTCGTCTCCGGCATCGGCTTTCTCGGCGCCGGCGTGATCATGAAGGAGGGGATGAATGTCCGCGGCCTGAACACGGCGGCGACGCTGTGGTGTTCCGCCGCCGTCGGCGCCTGCACCGGCGCCGACATGGTGGCCGAGGCCGCGCTGCTGACCATCTTCGTCATCGCCGGCAACACGCTGCTGCGGCCGCTGGTCAACGCCATCAACCGCATCCCCTTCGACGAGCGGGCGTCGGAGGCGACCTACGAGGTGCGCGTGACCACCACCCCGACGGCGATGCCGGCGATCCGCGAGCTGCTGCTGGACCAGTTGCAGGCGGCGCGGTATCCGGCCAGCGACGACGAGGTGATCGAGCGTGGCGAGGACGCAGTCGAGATCGTCGCCACGCTGGTCAGCACCGCGGTGAACCCGAAGGAGCTGGAGGCCGTGGTCGCCCGGCTCGGGAAGCAGCCGGGCGTCAGCCATGCCAGCTGGGAAGCCAGCACCAAGGACTGA
- a CDS encoding aldo/keto reductase, with translation MNDQAGSLPTILIRLWDGREVPRLGLGCWAIGGPFFAGDTPLGYGAVDDAESIAAIHCAVDLGIRFFDTADVYGAGHSEEVLGRALEGRDDVVIATKLGNRFDPATKQLTGSIAEGDLKREARSAVEGSLRRLRRDRIDLVQLHLNNLPIERAGEVFDVLDDLRAAGTIGAYGWSTDFPERAAAHAGRDGFVAVQHGMNLFFDAPTMLGVIEANGLISINRSPLAMGLLTGKFAAGQVLPADDVRSNTFTWMDYFKDGRVAPGFADRLERIRHLLTADGRTPAQGALAWLWARSPRTLPIPGFRSVAQVRENAGALEKGPLRPEAMAEIEKLIDRPPEGPARER, from the coding sequence ATGAACGATCAAGCCGGATCTCTTCCCACGATCCTGATCCGCCTATGGGACGGGCGCGAGGTGCCGCGCCTCGGCCTCGGCTGCTGGGCGATCGGCGGCCCGTTCTTCGCCGGCGACACGCCGCTCGGCTACGGCGCGGTCGACGACGCGGAATCGATCGCGGCGATCCATTGCGCCGTCGATCTCGGCATCCGGTTCTTCGACACCGCCGACGTCTACGGCGCCGGCCATTCCGAGGAGGTGCTGGGCCGGGCCCTGGAAGGCCGGGACGACGTGGTGATCGCGACCAAGCTGGGCAACCGCTTCGACCCGGCGACGAAGCAGCTTACCGGCAGCATCGCGGAGGGCGACCTCAAGCGCGAGGCCCGCAGCGCTGTGGAGGGATCGCTGCGCCGGCTGCGCCGCGACCGCATCGACCTGGTGCAACTCCACCTCAACAACCTGCCGATCGAGCGGGCCGGCGAGGTGTTCGACGTGCTGGACGATCTGCGCGCCGCCGGCACCATCGGCGCCTATGGCTGGAGCACCGATTTCCCGGAGCGGGCGGCGGCCCATGCCGGGCGGGACGGCTTCGTCGCCGTGCAGCACGGCATGAACCTGTTCTTCGATGCGCCGACCATGCTCGGCGTGATCGAAGCCAACGGACTGATCTCGATCAACCGCTCGCCGCTCGCCATGGGTCTGCTGACCGGCAAATTCGCGGCCGGGCAGGTGCTGCCGGCGGACGACGTCCGGTCCAACACCTTCACCTGGATGGACTATTTCAAGGACGGCCGCGTTGCGCCCGGTTTCGCCGACCGGCTGGAGCGGATCCGGCACCTGCTGACCGCCGACGGTCGCACCCCGGCCCAGGGTGCGCTCGCCTGGCTCTGGGCCAGGTCGCCGCGCACCCTGCCGATCCCCGGCTTCCGCTCGGTGGCGCAGGTGCGGGAGAATGCCGGCGCGCTGGAGAAGGGGCCGCTGCGGCCCGAGGCAATGGCGGAGATCGAAAAGCTGATCGACCGCCCGCCGGAAGGGCCGGCCCGGGAGCGGTGA
- a CDS encoding LysR family transcriptional regulator, whose translation MKSPVDWEDIRLFLAVARGEGLSAAARQSGSSPATLGRRMTALERSLGQRLFVRERLGYRLTEPGRQFLAQAEEMEAAATGIERWRDGLSPRRTVRIAAGTWTSWFLARHIDALWSPGEPWTIDFVAANARVDIARGQADIGVRNRRPEEPWLAGRRTGDVAFAVYGRRGEAPEERWIGVTGDGAITPSARWVAERHAAATVVRGNDPRLILDLLRRGVGRAVLPCFVGDADPELDRLQEVEELRHQQWLVLHQDERRHPAVRAVIERIVRLMRDNRALFRGDG comes from the coding sequence ATGAAAAGCCCGGTCGACTGGGAGGATATCCGCCTGTTCCTGGCCGTGGCCCGCGGCGAGGGGCTGAGCGCGGCGGCCCGCCAGTCGGGGTCGAGCCCGGCCACGCTGGGGCGTCGTATGACGGCGCTGGAGCGCAGCCTGGGCCAGCGCCTGTTCGTCCGGGAACGTCTGGGCTACCGGCTGACCGAGCCGGGGCGCCAGTTCCTGGCCCAGGCGGAGGAAATGGAGGCCGCGGCCACCGGCATCGAGCGCTGGCGCGACGGCCTGTCGCCGCGCCGCACCGTGCGGATCGCGGCGGGGACCTGGACCTCCTGGTTCCTGGCCCGGCACATCGATGCGCTGTGGTCGCCCGGCGAGCCCTGGACGATCGACTTCGTCGCCGCCAACGCCCGGGTCGACATCGCCCGTGGCCAGGCCGATATCGGCGTGCGCAACCGCCGGCCGGAGGAGCCCTGGCTGGCCGGACGGCGGACCGGCGACGTCGCCTTCGCCGTCTATGGCCGGCGTGGCGAGGCGCCGGAGGAGCGCTGGATCGGCGTCACCGGCGACGGCGCGATTACCCCCTCGGCCCGCTGGGTGGCGGAGCGGCATGCCGCCGCCACCGTGGTGCGCGGCAACGACCCCCGGCTGATCCTGGACCTGCTGCGGCGCGGCGTCGGCCGGGCGGTGCTGCCCTGTTTCGTCGGCGATGCCGATCCGGAGCTCGACCGGCTGCAGGAGGTCGAGGAGCTGCGCCACCAGCAATGGCTGGTGCTGCACCAGGACGAGCGCCGCCACCCCGCGGTACGCGCCGTGATCGAGCGCATCGTCCGGCTGATGCGCGACAACCGGGCGCTGTTCCGGGGCGACGGCTAA
- the betI gene encoding transcriptional regulator BetI produces the protein MPDDKPGPRAKFTRELPAVRRRALIEATARCLAERGHAATSVREVCARAGVSPGLVRHYFGGIDTLIAETYRSIGSHVAETLAVALDAADATPEARLRAFIDASFRPPVLDPDLLSIWLSFWALVRRDEAIRRIHRDVYAAYRQRLEGLIAEAAAARSRRVDTALAALAFTAMLDGLWLELCLDPSVFTPDDAVRIANGWVDGLLSGNAMGLAAGT, from the coding sequence GTGCCCGACGATAAACCTGGGCCGCGCGCGAAGTTCACGCGCGAATTGCCGGCGGTCAGACGCCGGGCGCTGATCGAAGCCACGGCCCGATGCCTGGCCGAACGTGGCCACGCGGCCACATCTGTGCGCGAGGTCTGCGCCCGCGCCGGCGTGTCGCCCGGGCTGGTGCGCCATTACTTCGGCGGCATCGACACCCTGATCGCCGAGACCTACCGTTCCATCGGCAGCCATGTGGCCGAGACCCTGGCCGTCGCGCTGGACGCGGCGGATGCGACGCCCGAGGCGCGGCTGCGCGCCTTTATCGACGCCAGCTTCCGGCCGCCGGTGCTGGACCCCGACCTGCTGTCGATCTGGCTGTCCTTCTGGGCCCTGGTGCGCCGGGACGAGGCGATCCGCCGGATCCACCGCGACGTCTATGCCGCCTATCGCCAGCGGCTCGAGGGGCTGATCGCCGAGGCCGCCGCCGCCCGGTCGCGCCGGGTCGACACGGCGCTCGCCGCGCTGGCCTTCACCGCCATGCTCGACGGGCTGTGGCTCGAGCTCTGCCTCGACCCCTCCGTGTTCACGCCTGACGACGCCGTGCGCATCGCCAATGGCTGGGTCGACGGTCTCCTGTCCGGCAACGCCATGGGGCTGGCGGCGGGCACTTAG
- a CDS encoding cold-shock protein has product MTAVVKWFNPTKGFGFVQVTDGSPDAFLHASVVEQSGHREMYEGTKIVCDIAEGQKGPQVAVIHRIEELGAPPAGGGFRPNRFGDGGGRGGFGGGGGFGGDRGGFSGPATEVEGTVKFFNAEKGFGFVTPDDGGKDVYVASRALQKAGLPSLNSEQRVRLTVRMGQKGPMAEAVQLL; this is encoded by the coding sequence GTGACGGCAGTGGTCAAGTGGTTCAACCCGACGAAGGGCTTCGGCTTCGTCCAGGTGACGGACGGTTCGCCGGATGCGTTCCTGCACGCCTCGGTCGTGGAACAGTCCGGCCATCGCGAGATGTATGAGGGCACGAAGATCGTCTGCGACATCGCGGAAGGTCAGAAGGGCCCGCAGGTCGCGGTGATCCATCGCATCGAGGAGCTCGGTGCCCCGCCGGCCGGCGGCGGTTTCCGCCCGAACCGCTTCGGTGACGGCGGCGGCCGTGGCGGCTTTGGCGGCGGTGGCGGCTTCGGCGGCGATCGCGGCGGCTTCAGCGGCCCGGCCACCGAGGTCGAGGGCACGGTGAAGTTCTTCAACGCCGAGAAGGGCTTCGGCTTCGTCACGCCGGATGATGGCGGCAAGGACGTCTATGTCGCGTCGCGCGCTCTGCAGAAGGCCGGTTTGCCGAGCCTGAACAGCGAGCAGCGGGTGCGCCTGACGGTCCGCATGGGCCAGAAGGGCCCGATGGCGGAAGCCGTCCAGCTCCTGTGA
- the iolG gene encoding inositol 2-dehydrogenase → MMLKICQFGAGRIGKIHADNIARNPRTQLVAVVDVHHEAAEALAKQHGAAVGDGLAALDGADAVVIASSTDTHADLIEAAAKAGKAIFCEKPIDLDSARVEGCLDIVAQAGVPLALGFNRRFDPSFEAVHAGIAEGRIGKVELVAITSRDPGPPPASYIRVSGGLFRDMMIHDFDIARWLLGEEPVEIYATASNLVDPAIGAEGDVDTAVVTLKTAGGAIAQISNSRRAVYGYDQRVEAFGSLGMLRAENRAATTVEYAGADGVVRDKPLHFFLERYAEAYRRELDDFIDAVLEGRAPRAGGEDGKLALLLADAAWESVKTGVPVRLSR, encoded by the coding sequence ATGATGCTCAAGATCTGCCAGTTCGGCGCCGGACGGATCGGGAAGATCCATGCCGACAACATCGCCCGGAATCCGCGGACCCAACTCGTCGCCGTGGTCGACGTCCATCACGAGGCGGCCGAGGCGCTGGCCAAGCAGCACGGCGCCGCGGTCGGCGACGGCTTGGCGGCGCTGGACGGCGCCGACGCCGTGGTGATCGCCAGCTCGACCGACACCCATGCCGACCTGATCGAGGCCGCGGCCAAGGCCGGCAAGGCGATCTTCTGCGAGAAGCCGATCGATCTCGACAGCGCCCGGGTCGAGGGCTGCCTCGACATCGTCGCCCAGGCCGGGGTGCCGCTGGCGCTCGGCTTCAACCGGCGCTTCGACCCCAGCTTCGAGGCGGTCCATGCCGGCATCGCCGAAGGCCGCATCGGCAAGGTCGAGCTGGTGGCGATCACCAGCCGCGACCCGGGTCCGCCGCCGGCCAGCTATATCCGCGTCTCCGGCGGGCTGTTCCGGGACATGATGATCCACGATTTCGACATCGCCCGCTGGCTGCTGGGCGAGGAGCCGGTGGAGATCTACGCCACCGCCAGCAACCTCGTCGATCCGGCGATCGGCGCCGAGGGCGACGTCGACACCGCGGTGGTGACGCTGAAGACCGCGGGCGGCGCCATCGCCCAGATCTCCAACAGCCGCCGCGCCGTCTACGGCTACGACCAGCGGGTCGAGGCCTTCGGCTCGCTCGGCATGCTGCGGGCCGAGAACCGGGCCGCGACCACGGTGGAATATGCCGGCGCCGACGGGGTGGTGCGGGACAAGCCGCTGCATTTCTTCCTGGAGCGCTATGCCGAGGCCTATCGGCGCGAGCTCGACGATTTCATCGACGCGGTGCTGGAGGGGCGGGCACCCCGGGCCGGCGGCGAGGACGGCAAGCTCGCCCTGCTGCTGGCCGACGCGGCCTGGGAATCGGTCAAGACCGGCGTTCCGGTGCGGCTCTCGCGCTGA